A stretch of DNA from Tautonia rosea:
TGTAGCAACCGGGATCAGCGAGCTTCGTGAACGCGGCGTACCGAACGTTGGGATTGTCGCTTTCCCGGACATGCCGGAGGAAGCTTGATGCAGTCGTACCAAGGAACCCGACCCCACCACACCCAGAAGGAAATGCAAGCAGGCAAAGCGCCATCGTCGCCAGAAGCCGGTGGCGTGGAGGAATCGTCGGAACGATCTGACCTTCCATAAACAAGGCTCCCACCGCGATTGCGGAGGATCGAGTCGGGAGGAGACCGGGGACGGTCGGGAGGTGGCAACGCATCGAAGTCCGAGCCGGTCGGTCGGAACCAGAGATTCGGGATCATGCTTGGGGATCGGTTCAGGGTCAAGGCCATCTCTGGGCCTAGAGGCCGACGTGACTGGTGGTTCGAGGCAAGAAGCCTCGGTATGCTCAGCCGCTCAGGCCGATCTCTCCCAAGGCCGGCTCGTCCAAACGCTCATGTTCCGTTCTCGCTCTTTGGTTGGAGTTCGATCTCATGATGGAACCGATTGATCGCCGGAGCTTGCTTTCAGCGGGAGTCGCCGGACTTTGTGCCGCAACGTTGGGCCTTGGTGCTTCTCCCCGACGCGACGTTGGGAAGGGGAAACCCGTTGTGGTTGCCAGCGCCAACGGCTTGCAAACGGTCGCGAAAGCGATGGATCTGATTCTCGTCGGAGCAGATCCACTCGATGCGGCGATCGAAGGGGTCGCAATCGTCGAAGCCGACCCCAATGATCAAAGTGTCGGGTATGGCGGCATGCCCAATGAAGACGGAGTGGTTGAACTCGACGCGGCCGTAATGCACGGTCCAACGGCTAACGGAGGGGCCGTGGCCGCACTTCAAAACATCATGCACCCGGCCGCCGTGGCCCGTCTGGTAATGCAGCGAACCGACCACTGCCTCCTGGTCGGTGAAGGAGCCCTTCGCTTTGCCCAAATGCACGGCTTCCCCGAAGTGAACTTGCTGACCGAAGCATCACGGAAGATCTGGCTCCACTGGAAAGAGACGCTTAGCGATCAGGACGACCGATTTCCTCCGCCCGATGATCAGCTCGATCCCGTTGTTCAACAGTTTTTTGGCATCCGAGGGACCGGAACCATTCACTGCTCGGCCCTGGATACTCACGGAAACCTCGGTTGCGTGACCACGACCTCAGGGCTCTATTTCAAGATTCCTGGCCGGGTGGGAGATTCACCGATCCTTGGTGCCGGGCTCTACCTGGATAACGAGGTCGGCTCCGCCGGTTCCACCGGACGAGGAGAAGCGAACCTGTTGAACTGCTCGAGCCTCCGCATTGTCGAAGCCCTTCGTGCCGGAAAAGCTCCTCAAGACGCCGCGCTCGAAGCGTGCAGGCAGATCGCCCGCACGAACCTGAACCCAAAGCTCCAAGACGACCAGGGACGTCCGAACTTCGATGTGACGTTCTACTGCGTCCGCAAAGACGGGAACTTTGGAGGCGCATCGCTCTGGTCCGGTGCCCGGATGGCGGTTCATGACGGCGAATCCGCCAGGCTCGTCGATTGTGCCGCCCTTTATGACAGGAAAATCAACGAATCATGAGGTGGGAGGGTTAGTCGATCGGCCTGGCAGATCACCGT
This window harbors:
- a CDS encoding N(4)-(beta-N-acetylglucosaminyl)-L-asparaginase, which produces MMEPIDRRSLLSAGVAGLCAATLGLGASPRRDVGKGKPVVVASANGLQTVAKAMDLILVGADPLDAAIEGVAIVEADPNDQSVGYGGMPNEDGVVELDAAVMHGPTANGGAVAALQNIMHPAAVARLVMQRTDHCLLVGEGALRFAQMHGFPEVNLLTEASRKIWLHWKETLSDQDDRFPPPDDQLDPVVQQFFGIRGTGTIHCSALDTHGNLGCVTTTSGLYFKIPGRVGDSPILGAGLYLDNEVGSAGSTGRGEANLLNCSSLRIVEALRAGKAPQDAALEACRQIARTNLNPKLQDDQGRPNFDVTFYCVRKDGNFGGASLWSGARMAVHDGESARLVDCAALYDRKINES